One window from the genome of Enterococcus haemoperoxidus ATCC BAA-382 encodes:
- the topA gene encoding type I DNA topoisomerase: MAYKYLVIVESPAKAKTIEKYLGKNYKVVASVGHIRDLPKSKMGVDTENNYEPHYISIRGKGDVIKSLKAAAKKAEKVYLAADPDREGEAIAWHLSFLLGLDLNDKNRVVFNEITKEAVKAAFKEPRTINLDLVDAQQARRILDRLVGYSLSPILWRKVKKGLSAGRVQSVALKIIIDRENDIRKFIPEEYWSIDGNFQKAKKKFKANFWGLDGKKKKLPNAEAVKEVTTRIKGKEYNVTKVEKKERKRNPALPFTTSSLQQEAARKLNFRTRKTMMVAQQLYEGIALGKQGTVGLITYMRTDSTRIADSAKAEVAEYIEKTYGSEFSAHGGRKVKNAQGAQDAHEAIRPSSVMRAPNEIKQYLDKDQLKLYTLIWSRLVASQMTPAVLDTMKVTLEQNGVIFIANGAKVKFKGFMQVYVEGRDDGKEDKENILPDLAEGDKVNALDIEPKQHFTQPPARFSEATLIRALEENGVGRPSTYAPTLETIQRRYYVKLTNKRFEPTELGEIVNSLIVEFFPQIVDVHFTASMEGDLDKIGVGKEKWVEVVDRFYRPFEKELTNAEEKIEKIQIKDEPAGFDCDLCGHPMVIKLGRYGKFYACSNFPECRNTKAIVKEIGVTCPVCNEGQVIERKSKKNRLFYGCSRYPDCDFTSWDKPIGRPCPKCGQYLVEKKVKGGKQVVCINGDYEENVQK, from the coding sequence ATGGCGTATAAATATCTAGTTATTGTAGAATCACCAGCTAAAGCCAAAACAATTGAAAAATATTTAGGAAAAAACTATAAGGTTGTTGCCAGTGTTGGGCATATACGTGATTTACCCAAAAGTAAAATGGGAGTTGATACTGAAAATAATTATGAGCCGCACTATATCTCGATCCGAGGTAAAGGCGATGTTATTAAAAGTTTAAAAGCTGCTGCTAAAAAAGCTGAAAAAGTTTATCTCGCAGCCGATCCGGACCGAGAAGGAGAGGCCATTGCTTGGCATTTGTCTTTCCTTCTTGGCTTGGATTTAAATGATAAAAACCGTGTTGTTTTTAATGAAATTACGAAAGAAGCGGTAAAAGCTGCGTTTAAAGAACCTCGCACGATTAACTTAGACTTGGTAGATGCACAACAAGCACGCCGTATTCTAGACCGTTTAGTGGGTTATTCACTAAGTCCAATTCTTTGGCGTAAAGTGAAGAAAGGCTTGAGTGCTGGTCGAGTACAATCAGTAGCACTAAAGATTATCATCGATCGTGAAAATGACATTCGTAAATTTATTCCCGAAGAATATTGGAGCATTGATGGTAATTTTCAGAAAGCCAAGAAAAAATTTAAAGCTAACTTCTGGGGACTAGATGGTAAAAAGAAAAAATTACCGAACGCTGAAGCAGTAAAAGAAGTTACCACTCGAATTAAAGGGAAAGAATACAATGTAACAAAAGTTGAGAAAAAAGAACGCAAACGAAATCCAGCATTACCTTTTACGACTAGTAGCTTACAACAAGAAGCCGCTAGAAAGTTAAACTTCAGAACACGTAAAACCATGATGGTTGCGCAACAATTATATGAAGGAATCGCTTTAGGTAAACAAGGTACTGTGGGGTTGATTACCTATATGCGTACAGATTCTACTAGAATAGCTGATTCAGCTAAAGCAGAAGTAGCAGAATATATTGAAAAAACCTACGGCAGTGAGTTTTCTGCTCATGGCGGGCGTAAAGTCAAAAATGCTCAAGGTGCTCAAGATGCACACGAAGCAATTCGTCCTTCTAGCGTAATGCGTGCGCCAAATGAAATCAAACAATACTTAGATAAAGATCAGTTAAAACTTTACACATTGATTTGGTCTCGTTTGGTTGCCAGTCAAATGACACCTGCTGTTTTGGATACAATGAAAGTAACACTAGAACAAAACGGTGTGATTTTCATTGCTAATGGAGCTAAAGTCAAATTCAAAGGTTTCATGCAAGTGTATGTTGAAGGTCGTGATGATGGCAAAGAAGATAAAGAAAATATTTTGCCTGATCTAGCCGAAGGTGATAAAGTAAATGCACTAGATATCGAACCAAAACAGCATTTTACACAACCACCTGCAAGATTTAGTGAAGCAACATTGATCCGTGCTTTAGAAGAAAATGGTGTCGGACGTCCATCAACTTATGCACCAACTTTAGAAACAATCCAAAGACGTTATTATGTTAAACTAACAAATAAACGCTTTGAACCAACTGAGTTGGGAGAAATCGTCAATTCATTGATCGTTGAATTCTTTCCACAAATTGTTGATGTTCACTTCACAGCTTCAATGGAAGGGGATCTAGATAAGATCGGCGTTGGTAAGGAAAAATGGGTAGAAGTCGTTGATCGTTTCTACCGACCATTTGAAAAAGAGCTGACAAATGCTGAAGAAAAAATCGAAAAAATCCAGATCAAAGATGAACCTGCGGGCTTTGATTGTGATCTTTGTGGTCATCCAATGGTGATCAAACTAGGACGATACGGTAAGTTTTATGCTTGCAGTAACTTCCCGGAATGTCGTAATACTAAAGCAATCGTCAAAGAAATCGGCGTTACTTGTCCGGTTTGTAATGAAGGACAAGTGATTGAAAGAAAATCTAAAAAAAATCGATTATTCTACGGTTGCAGTCGCTATCCAGATTGTGACTTTACTTCTTGGGATAAACCAATCGGACGTCCGTGTCCAAAATGTGGTCAATATCTTGTTGAGAAAAAAGTTAAAGGCGGCAAACAAGTTGTTTGTATCAATGGCGATTATGAAGAGAACGTTCAAAAATAA
- the hslV gene encoding HslVU peptidase proteolytic subunit, producing MVESQFHSTTICAVEKDGKFAMAGDGQVTMGESVVMKGTAKKVRRIYNDEVVVGFAGSVADAFTLEEKFEGKLNEYNGNLTRAAVELAQEWRTQQSMQKLEAMLIVMNDKEMLLVSGTGEVITPDDGILAIGSGGNFALSAARAMKHYGDKDMSAKEIAKNALTIAADICVFTNHNIIVEEL from the coding sequence ATGGTTGAATCACAATTTCATTCAACAACGATTTGTGCTGTTGAAAAAGATGGAAAATTTGCAATGGCTGGTGACGGCCAAGTAACAATGGGTGAATCCGTTGTTATGAAAGGTACTGCTAAAAAAGTCCGTAGAATCTATAATGACGAAGTGGTTGTTGGATTTGCAGGAAGTGTAGCAGATGCTTTTACACTAGAAGAGAAATTTGAAGGAAAATTAAACGAATACAATGGTAATTTAACTCGTGCTGCAGTTGAGTTAGCACAAGAATGGCGTACTCAGCAATCTATGCAAAAATTAGAAGCTATGTTGATCGTCATGAATGATAAAGAAATGCTGCTTGTCTCAGGTACTGGTGAAGTAATTACACCAGACGACGGTATCCTAGCAATCGGTTCTGGTGGTAACTTTGCATTATCTGCGGCTCGTGCCATGAAACACTATGGCGACAAAGATATGTCTGCTAAGGAAATTGCTAAAAATGCGTTGACTATCGCAGCTGATATCTGTGTCTTTACAAATCACAATATTATTGTAGAAGAATTATAA
- a CDS encoding aldose 1-epimerase family protein, whose product MTVQIENEYLIATIAEDGAELVSLKSKKNNIEYIWQGDPAFWGRHAPVLFPVVGRLKEDQYTYEEHTYPMSQHGFARDSLFEVIEHGSELVSLSLKSSKDSKKVYPFDFELILSYALEADNLVVNYQVENTGNSEMYFSIGGHPAFNVPLEQELSFNDYYLSFSPKKSRTQIPLAGPFADFEHKTLGQTNTSLDIRRELFKQDAIIFETKGVNAFTIETDEGPHSISLSYSDMPYVGIWSPYPQEAPFVCIEPWCGIADDVNATGNLVDKKGINKLGPSDVFKTNYTITAK is encoded by the coding sequence ATGACTGTACAGATTGAAAATGAATACCTAATCGCGACAATCGCTGAAGATGGTGCTGAACTTGTCAGCTTAAAATCAAAGAAAAACAATATAGAATATATTTGGCAAGGAGATCCAGCTTTTTGGGGTCGTCATGCACCCGTATTATTTCCAGTTGTTGGTCGTTTAAAAGAGGATCAATACACGTATGAAGAGCACACATATCCTATGAGTCAGCATGGATTTGCTAGAGATAGCCTTTTTGAAGTGATCGAACATGGTTCAGAGCTAGTCTCATTATCCTTAAAAAGCAGTAAGGATAGTAAAAAAGTGTATCCTTTTGACTTTGAGTTGATTCTTTCTTATGCCTTAGAAGCCGATAACTTAGTGGTTAATTATCAAGTTGAAAATACTGGGAACAGTGAAATGTATTTTTCAATTGGCGGTCATCCTGCGTTTAATGTTCCTTTAGAGCAAGAGTTAAGTTTCAATGATTATTATTTAAGCTTTTCTCCCAAAAAATCGCGCACCCAAATTCCTTTAGCAGGTCCATTTGCGGATTTTGAACATAAAACATTAGGTCAAACCAATACTAGCCTGGACATTCGCAGAGAGTTATTCAAACAGGACGCAATTATTTTTGAAACTAAAGGAGTAAATGCCTTTACGATTGAAACAGATGAAGGGCCGCATAGCATCAGTTTAAGCTACTCAGACATGCCTTATGTGGGGATTTGGTCTCCTTATCCACAAGAAGCGCCATTCGTTTGTATCGAGCCTTGGTGTGGTATTGCTGATGATGTAAATGCGACTGGAAATCTAGTAGACAAAAAAGGGATCAATAAATTAGGGCCATCAGATGTTTTTAAAACGAATTATACTATTACAGCTAAATAG
- the trmFO gene encoding FADH(2)-oxidizing methylenetetrahydrofolate--tRNA-(uracil(54)-C(5))-methyltransferase TrmFO, with translation MTTSVTVIGAGLAGSEAAWQVAQAGVPVTLYEMRPVKNTPAHQTENFAELVCSNSLRGNNLTNAVGVLKEEMRRLDSIIINSADKTAVPAGGALAVDRDTFSLEITDKIKNHPLITVKNEEITAIPKGIVIIATGPLTSESLAEQIKEFNGSDGFYFYDAAAPIVDKATINMDKVYLKSRYNKGEAAYLNCPMTEEEFKAFYEALISAEVAPLKSFEKEKFFEGCMPIEVMAKRGIKTMLFGPLKPVGLEDPKTGKRPYAVIQLRQDNAAASLYNLVGFQTHLKWGEQKRVFQMIPGLENAEFVRYGVMHRNSFMNSPELLKPTYQSQKRENLFFAGQMTGVEGYVESAASGLLAGINAARLAKGEEPVVFPRETTLGSMAYYITHAEGKHFQPMNANFGLFPELPERIRDKKERYEAIADRALTTLANVTQDLNLVEQPK, from the coding sequence ATGACTACTTCTGTAACAGTAATCGGCGCAGGTTTAGCCGGAAGTGAAGCTGCTTGGCAAGTTGCTCAAGCAGGTGTTCCGGTAACACTTTATGAAATGCGTCCAGTGAAAAATACTCCAGCACATCAAACTGAAAATTTTGCTGAATTGGTTTGTTCTAATTCATTAAGAGGTAATAACTTAACAAACGCTGTCGGTGTGTTAAAAGAAGAAATGCGTCGTTTGGATTCAATCATTATCAACAGCGCAGATAAAACTGCTGTGCCAGCAGGCGGAGCTTTAGCCGTTGATCGAGACACTTTTTCACTAGAAATCACAGATAAAATAAAAAATCATCCGTTGATTACAGTAAAAAATGAAGAAATCACTGCTATTCCCAAAGGCATCGTGATTATTGCAACAGGTCCACTAACTTCAGAATCGTTAGCAGAACAAATTAAAGAGTTTAACGGCTCAGACGGTTTTTATTTCTATGATGCAGCGGCCCCAATCGTTGACAAAGCGACGATCAATATGGATAAGGTTTATTTGAAATCTCGGTACAACAAAGGGGAAGCGGCGTACTTAAATTGTCCAATGACAGAAGAAGAGTTCAAAGCATTTTATGAAGCGTTGATTTCTGCTGAAGTTGCACCTTTAAAATCGTTTGAAAAAGAGAAATTCTTTGAAGGGTGTATGCCAATTGAAGTAATGGCTAAACGTGGTATTAAAACTATGTTATTTGGTCCTCTAAAACCAGTTGGGTTAGAAGATCCCAAGACAGGCAAACGACCATATGCTGTTATCCAATTACGTCAAGATAACGCAGCAGCTTCATTATATAATCTTGTAGGGTTCCAAACACATCTAAAATGGGGCGAACAAAAGCGTGTTTTCCAAATGATTCCTGGTTTAGAAAATGCTGAATTTGTCCGCTATGGAGTGATGCATCGTAACAGTTTCATGAACTCGCCAGAACTATTAAAACCAACGTATCAATCTCAAAAAAGAGAAAACTTATTCTTTGCTGGTCAAATGACAGGTGTTGAAGGCTATGTGGAGAGTGCGGCTAGTGGTTTATTGGCAGGCATAAACGCAGCTCGTTTGGCTAAAGGAGAAGAACCTGTCGTTTTCCCAAGAGAAACAACGTTAGGAAGCATGGCCTATTACATTACCCATGCCGAAGGGAAACATTTCCAACCGATGAATGCTAACTTTGGTTTATTCCCTGAATTACCTGAAAGAATCCGAGACAAAAAAGAACGCTATGAAGCAATCGCGGATAGAGCGTTGACGACATTAGCTAACGTAACACAAGATCTAAATCTTGTAGAACAACCTAAATAA
- a CDS encoding ribonuclease HII has protein sequence MKTESIQQIKALLATIDNRDDERIKAWQIDQRNGVQQALAQWNRRIQRLEKEQALFEEMQQFENDARSKGHRLIVGIDEVGRGPLAGPVVAAAVILPENFQLLGVNDSKKLSAKKRDELYAEIQNQAISIGIGMVDHDKIDEINIYQASKLAMGMALEDLCFVPDYLLIDAMKLDVNIPQESIIKGDARSISIAAASIVAKVIRDRLMDDYGKMYPGYGFENNAGYGTKEHLLGLEKQGICAIHRKTFAPIKDMY, from the coding sequence ATGAAAACTGAGTCAATTCAACAAATAAAAGCATTATTAGCAACTATCGATAACAGAGATGACGAACGAATCAAAGCTTGGCAAATAGATCAACGCAATGGTGTTCAACAAGCTCTAGCACAATGGAATAGAAGAATTCAGCGTTTAGAAAAAGAGCAGGCCTTATTTGAAGAAATGCAGCAGTTTGAAAATGATGCCCGCTCTAAAGGGCATCGTTTAATTGTTGGTATCGATGAAGTAGGGCGTGGACCATTAGCGGGCCCAGTCGTTGCGGCAGCTGTCATTCTCCCTGAAAACTTCCAACTTCTTGGCGTAAATGATTCTAAAAAGTTGTCTGCAAAAAAACGAGATGAGCTGTACGCTGAAATTCAAAATCAAGCTATTTCAATTGGAATCGGTATGGTAGATCATGATAAAATCGATGAAATCAATATTTATCAAGCATCAAAATTAGCCATGGGCATGGCTCTGGAAGATCTTTGTTTTGTCCCAGATTATTTATTGATCGATGCCATGAAATTAGATGTCAATATACCTCAAGAAAGCATTATAAAAGGCGATGCTCGCTCCATATCGATTGCTGCAGCAAGCATCGTAGCGAAAGTGATTCGTGATCGGTTGATGGATGACTACGGAAAAATGTATCCAGGATACGGATTTGAAAATAATGCCGGGTATGGAACAAAAGAACATTTACTTGGTTTAGAAAAACAGGGAATTTGCGCGATTCACAGAAAAACGTTTGCGCCAATTAAAGATATGTATTAA
- the dprA gene encoding DNA-processing protein DprA, producing the protein MESKQRTLLFKLAVCSGIGNLGMLKILDFSMRYNDTTDFSKQEIIQIAGITTYQKFFSDSWDYWTTNSDKLNAYQDAHTFITILDPIYPYYLKQIYNCPVLLFYKGNIKLLEENCLSFIGARDASVYGINVVRQLIPAMIRNNLTIVSGLAKGIDSVSHQVTMQHGGNTIGVIGTGLDNCYPKETAHIQRKMMEEQLVISEYPNGTGPRKYHFPMRNRIIAGMSLGTCVVEARRKSGSLITAQAALEYGREVFAVPGNVFESQSDGCHGLIQEGAKCTVCPQDILEEIQLFSI; encoded by the coding sequence ATGGAATCAAAACAACGAACATTACTCTTTAAACTGGCGGTCTGTAGCGGGATTGGGAACTTAGGAATGCTTAAAATATTAGACTTCTCGATGAGGTATAATGACACTACAGACTTTTCTAAACAAGAAATTATTCAGATAGCTGGAATCACAACCTATCAAAAATTTTTTTCAGATTCTTGGGATTACTGGACAACTAACTCAGATAAATTAAATGCATATCAGGATGCACACACATTTATCACAATTCTAGATCCAATCTATCCTTATTATTTAAAACAAATTTATAATTGTCCTGTATTATTATTTTATAAAGGAAACATCAAGCTTTTAGAAGAAAATTGTCTGTCTTTTATTGGTGCAAGAGATGCTTCTGTTTATGGAATCAATGTCGTACGTCAACTGATTCCGGCCATGATCCGTAATAATTTAACGATTGTCAGCGGATTAGCCAAAGGAATAGATAGTGTCAGTCATCAGGTTACGATGCAACATGGCGGAAATACCATTGGTGTCATTGGAACAGGTCTCGATAATTGTTATCCTAAGGAAACCGCTCATATTCAGCGGAAAATGATGGAAGAGCAATTAGTTATCAGTGAATACCCTAATGGTACAGGACCTAGGAAATATCATTTTCCAATGAGAAATAGGATTATTGCTGGAATGAGTCTTGGTACTTGTGTGGTCGAAGCAAGAAGAAAAAGCGGTTCTTTGATTACAGCTCAAGCTGCTTTAGAGTATGGTCGTGAAGTTTTTGCAGTACCAGGTAATGTTTTTGAATCTCAATCCGATGGTTGTCACGGCCTCATTCAAGAAGGAGCGAAATGTACAGTTTGTCCACAAGATATCTTAGAAGAAATCCAACTTTTTTCGATTTGA
- the codY gene encoding GTP-sensing pleiotropic transcriptional regulator CodY, translated as MTTLLEKTRQINKLLQQKNTFDQKAELPYDKMAVILGDVLDSNAYIISNEGVLLGYNEKLDVNNARVKHMFEEKRFPQSYTDAADNLIKTEANISITSDLTAFPVELREKYPFGLTTIVPMFGAGERLGTIILARVEQSFDEDDLVLAEYSATVVGMQILYQQSRNIEANVRSATAVQMAINTLSYSELKAVQAIFKALDGEEGRLTASSIADEIGITRSVIVNALRKLESAGIIESRSLGMKGTYLKVLNKQFIKELEKDNK; from the coding sequence ATGACTACTTTATTAGAAAAAACCCGTCAAATCAATAAACTTTTACAACAGAAAAATACTTTTGATCAAAAGGCCGAATTACCTTATGACAAAATGGCCGTAATTTTAGGTGATGTTTTAGATAGCAATGCATACATCATTAGTAATGAAGGGGTTTTGTTAGGGTATAACGAAAAACTAGATGTTAATAATGCACGTGTAAAACACATGTTTGAAGAGAAACGATTTCCGCAAAGCTATACAGATGCTGCTGACAATCTGATCAAAACAGAAGCAAATATTTCAATCACTAGTGATTTAACGGCATTTCCTGTTGAACTACGTGAAAAATACCCTTTTGGTCTAACAACGATCGTACCAATGTTTGGTGCCGGCGAACGTTTAGGAACAATTATTTTAGCTAGAGTAGAACAATCATTCGATGAAGACGATTTAGTTTTGGCTGAATATAGTGCTACGGTTGTTGGTATGCAGATACTTTACCAACAATCACGCAACATTGAAGCAAACGTTCGTAGCGCAACAGCAGTGCAGATGGCAATCAACACGTTATCTTACAGCGAACTAAAAGCGGTTCAAGCGATATTTAAAGCATTAGATGGTGAAGAAGGTAGATTGACTGCTTCAAGTATTGCTGATGAAATTGGAATTACTCGATCAGTAATTGTGAATGCTCTGAGAAAATTAGAATCTGCTGGAATCATTGAGTCGAGATCGTTAGGAATGAAGGGAACTTATCTGAAAGTTTTAAATAAACAATTTATCAAAGAATTGGAAAAAGATAACAAGTAG
- the hslU gene encoding ATP-dependent protease ATPase subunit HslU, producing the protein MNELNKTPREIVKELDEYIIGQETAKKSVAVALRNRYRRLQLEEKMQQDVTPKNMLMIGPTGVGKTEIARRLAKIVNAPFIKVEATKFTEVGYVGRDVESMVRDLVENAIQIVEKQQYSRVYSQALKKANNRLVKVLVPGIKKEQKQTSNNQFEQMMQMFNSAQQPQETQEEVTEEIKVNRKTILEQLEKGLLNNREVTIEIDEPKKTMPAMNNGMEQMGIDLNETLGALSPKKKVERTVTVKEAQELLVKEESAKIVKDADIHSEAIRLAESSGIIFIDEFDKITSKSQQNSGEVSREGVQRDILPIVEGSQVNTKYGSIQTDHILFIASGAFHLSKPSDLIPELQGRFPIRVELDDLTAEDFVRILTEPNNALIKQYIALIGTENVTVIFTKEAIERIANIAFNVNRDTDNIGARRLHTILERLLEDLLFEAPDMQMGEITITEAYVNEKLNSIVQNEDLSRYIL; encoded by the coding sequence ATGAATGAATTAAACAAAACACCAAGAGAAATCGTCAAAGAATTAGATGAATATATCATCGGACAAGAAACTGCTAAAAAATCAGTTGCTGTGGCGTTAAGAAATAGATATCGCCGTTTACAACTCGAAGAGAAAATGCAGCAAGATGTAACACCAAAAAATATGTTGATGATCGGACCAACAGGAGTTGGGAAAACAGAAATTGCTAGACGTCTAGCAAAAATCGTCAATGCGCCTTTTATCAAAGTAGAAGCAACTAAATTTACCGAAGTTGGGTACGTTGGTCGAGATGTAGAATCGATGGTTCGTGATTTAGTTGAAAACGCGATTCAAATTGTAGAAAAACAACAATATAGCAGAGTATATTCTCAAGCTCTAAAAAAAGCGAACAACCGTTTAGTAAAAGTTCTTGTACCAGGAATTAAAAAAGAACAAAAGCAAACGTCCAATAATCAATTTGAACAAATGATGCAAATGTTTAATAGTGCACAACAACCTCAAGAAACACAAGAAGAAGTAACTGAGGAAATCAAAGTGAATCGCAAAACGATTCTTGAACAATTAGAAAAAGGATTGCTAAACAATCGGGAAGTAACGATTGAAATAGATGAACCTAAAAAGACAATGCCTGCTATGAATAATGGGATGGAACAAATGGGCATCGATTTAAATGAAACATTAGGAGCTTTATCCCCCAAGAAAAAAGTTGAACGTACAGTTACTGTTAAAGAAGCCCAAGAATTATTAGTAAAAGAAGAATCCGCTAAAATCGTTAAAGATGCAGACATTCATAGTGAAGCAATTCGCTTAGCAGAGAGTAGTGGAATTATTTTCATTGATGAATTTGATAAAATTACATCGAAAAGCCAGCAAAACTCAGGTGAAGTGTCCAGAGAAGGAGTACAACGTGACATTTTGCCAATTGTTGAAGGTTCACAAGTCAATACAAAATACGGCTCAATTCAAACTGATCATATTTTATTTATCGCATCTGGCGCGTTCCATTTGTCTAAACCAAGCGATTTGATTCCTGAATTACAAGGTCGTTTCCCAATTCGTGTTGAGTTAGATGATTTAACCGCTGAGGATTTTGTCCGAATCTTAACTGAGCCCAATAATGCCTTGATCAAACAATATATTGCTTTAATTGGCACTGAAAATGTCACAGTTATATTCACGAAAGAAGCAATTGAACGAATTGCGAATATCGCGTTTAACGTTAATCGCGACACCGATAATATCGGTGCTCGTCGCTTGCATACGATTTTGGAACGTTTGTTGGAAGATCTATTATTTGAAGCACCAGATATGCAAATGGGTGAGATTACAATTACAGAAGCGTATGTGAATGAAAAACTGAACAGTATTGTTCAAAATGAAGATTTAAGCCGTTACATTCTTTAG
- the plsY gene encoding glycerol-3-phosphate 1-O-acyltransferase PlsY, translating to MKFFVLLVIAYLLGSIPSGVWVGKLFFKKDLRQFGSGNTGTTNTFRVLGKKAGITVLLMDILKGTLATSLPLLFSLNVNPLVFGVAAVLGHTFPIFANFKGGKAVATSAGMILAYNPAFFVYSALIFIIMLYVTSMVSLTSMISAVLITLSTIILPFAIPAILPEFDWLLTLIALALTIFIFIRHKDNIKRIKDGTESRVSFGLGAKKEN from the coding sequence ATGAAATTCTTCGTGCTATTAGTTATCGCCTATCTATTAGGTTCCATTCCTTCAGGTGTTTGGGTTGGAAAACTCTTTTTTAAAAAGGATCTTCGTCAATTTGGTAGCGGTAATACAGGAACAACAAATACGTTTAGAGTTCTAGGAAAAAAAGCTGGTATAACGGTTCTGCTCATGGATATTTTAAAAGGAACCTTAGCAACTAGTTTACCTCTGCTATTTTCTTTGAATGTTAATCCTTTAGTTTTTGGTGTTGCAGCAGTTTTAGGTCATACGTTTCCGATTTTTGCAAATTTCAAAGGAGGAAAAGCCGTTGCAACTAGCGCAGGGATGATTTTAGCTTACAATCCAGCATTTTTTGTTTATTCTGCCTTGATTTTTATTATTATGTTATATGTTACCAGCATGGTGAGTTTGACTAGTATGATCAGCGCTGTATTGATTACTCTTTCAACGATTATTCTTCCATTTGCTATTCCGGCTATTTTGCCTGAGTTTGACTGGTTATTGACTTTGATTGCCTTAGCATTAACGATTTTTATTTTCATTCGTCACAAAGATAATATAAAACGAATCAAAGATGGTACTGAAAGTCGTGTATCTTTCGGATTAGGTGCAAAAAAAGAAAACTAA
- the xerC gene encoding tyrosine recombinase XerC, whose amino-acid sequence MQEKNWSELFLNYLIVERGYSEKTKIAYEEDMLNFFKFLKDSGEADYLSVDHLDIRTYLSFLYDKQYSRNSISRKIASLRSFYQFLLKNEVIKENPFSYVHMKKKQLRLPRFFYAKEMDALFESAKGSKPLELRNQALLEILYGTGIRVSECTNLTLQAIDFSANVLLIHGKGNKDRYVPFGSFAQDALKEYLENGRAVLMEKYHQEHAFVFVNHHGKQITPTGIEYVLNQLIKKSTLNSDIHPHMLRHTFATHLLNNGADMRTVQELLGHSDLSTTQIYAHVTKESLQKNYRTFHPRA is encoded by the coding sequence ATGCAGGAGAAAAATTGGTCAGAGCTATTTTTAAACTATTTGATCGTTGAACGTGGCTATTCTGAAAAAACCAAAATTGCTTATGAAGAAGATATGCTCAATTTTTTTAAATTCTTAAAGGATTCAGGCGAAGCTGATTATTTAAGTGTCGATCATTTGGATATCCGCACTTATCTAAGTTTTCTCTATGATAAACAATATAGTCGGAATTCTATTAGTAGAAAAATTGCAAGTTTGCGTTCTTTCTATCAATTCTTACTAAAAAATGAAGTCATTAAAGAAAATCCTTTCTCATATGTCCACATGAAGAAAAAACAATTACGACTTCCTCGTTTTTTCTATGCAAAGGAGATGGATGCTTTATTCGAAAGTGCTAAAGGATCCAAGCCTTTAGAGTTAAGAAATCAAGCGTTATTAGAAATTCTATATGGTACAGGTATTCGAGTAAGTGAATGCACAAACTTAACCTTGCAGGCAATTGATTTCTCTGCAAATGTGTTATTGATTCACGGGAAAGGAAACAAAGATCGATATGTGCCTTTTGGTTCTTTTGCTCAAGATGCATTAAAGGAATATTTAGAAAATGGGCGGGCTGTTTTAATGGAAAAATACCATCAAGAACATGCTTTTGTCTTTGTTAACCATCACGGGAAACAAATTACCCCAACAGGTATCGAATACGTTTTGAATCAGCTTATCAAAAAAAGCACATTAAATAGTGATATTCACCCTCATATGTTGCGTCATACATTTGCGACGCATCTATTGAACAACGGCGCCGATATGCGGACCGTACAAGAACTACTAGGTCATTCTGATTTATCCACTACTCAGATTTATGCCCATGTAACAAAAGAAAGCTTACAAAAAAATTATCGAACATTTCATCCTCGTGCATAA